In Ooceraea biroi isolate clonal line C1 chromosome 14, Obir_v5.4, whole genome shotgun sequence, the genomic window ctgtacggggactcggccataagcgctgacacctgtcagcgttggtttgcgcgctttcgtttcggagatgtgaacgtctccgatgctgctcgttTCGGttgtccatccaccactgacgacgaccaaattgtggccgcaatcaaagcagaccgacatctgacgacgcgggagatcgcggagcgcttcgacatcgcccatacaacggttgcgcatcgattaaaacggcttgggatgtcgaaaaaagcagatgtttgggtccctcacgagctcaccgaaaagaacattttggaccacGTCATGATcggtgaatccctgctgaaatggaactcgctggaggcctttctcaaacgggtggtcacgggagatgaaaaatgggtggtatataacaacattcgacgcaagcggtcatggtgcggtctgggtgagtcgtcacaatcggttgccaaagcggatttgcatccgaagaaaatgatgctgagtgtgtgatgggattggcgaggcgtcctgtacttcgagctgcttccgcgcggtcagaccatcgacgccgagaagtattgcgctcagttagaaaaattgaagcaggcagtggcggagaagcggccggaattggcgaacaggaagggcgttgtcttccaccacgacaacgccaaaccacacactgctttggtgaccaagaagaagttgaagtgctttggctgggaagtcatgcagcacccaccgtactccccagggGTGTTTACGTTTAGTAATCGGATTTGCAATCGGATCAATCGCAATCATATCAACCGACTAGGAAAAAAGGTCCCTAGACTAATCAGATTTGTTAACGTGTCTATGGAGCGATCGGATTAGCTCGTGATCTCGTTTATGAAGGTTATGAAGGAATTAAAACGCGAagcgaaaattttcttgtcagaATTCTttaggagaagaagaaaagtaaGTATATATGTACTTTGTTATTCTTACAATAATTAACTTTCATTCTCCTTTGAATGTATATTGATCGATAGGTGTACTTGTGTACTTTACTGATAttttagagaaataaatagaCTATAACCTCACtctatttcaatatttttaacatattagtttattaaaataattttttagagGTAATTGCAATGGATATAAGCGGTAGAGAAGTGTTTGAGCAGGATCAGTTCGGTATGTATATCGTAAACAAAACTTATTTTGGCTCAACTTCCGAATAGCCCCCCtccgattttcatgaaatttttaggaTATGTAGAGGTAGAGATGAGGAATCCTAACTAACCTGGTTAGTCTCTACACACAtcagtatattatgttttgaCCACTAATTTTAAGTAGTAAAGTtttcaaacttcttttgttaataactttttaacaaacaacaagcgacggctaaaaccttctgaaggtcactcaggagggtgaccttgacaacatatgtcaaggtctaAGTCATCGGAGGTGGGTCCCCTAAACAGCAGTATTACCAATGTTTGTTAATACAAACGCGAGCAGAGGTAACATACTAAGGTCCGTTAAGATTATATATGCGTGCAAAATccttaaatttcttttgttaataactcttaaattaataacgaaggAGAACTAAAACCTTCTACAGGTTACTGAGGGAGGtgacttctataatatatatcaaagtcaaGTTCTTGATTTGCGTAGACAGctggaaattcgtgcaaaatcattaaacctttttttattaatttcttcgctagGAGGCGTTTCCGCACAAAATCCTTCTACCCACACCTTCCTCACCTCTACCTCTATATATCCTAAAACTTTCATGAAAATCGGAGGGGGGGGCTATTCGGAAGTCTTACCCTTATTTTAGTTGTTCTAGCTAAACCAATTATATTAATGgttttgaaatatgttctatgtctttgaaagaagaaaatatatactgtgcaaaaatagtttttacaTTATACTGAAGGCATTAATGTTATTGTTTTACTAAGtgtcttattattttacagaaaactgTCGATACCAGTGGAacgataaaatgacaaaaCTACTGATAGAAGAAATCAGAGAACATATATCActattaaacaaaaaaaatagtatgcagaaaaaaatatggaagGAAATAGCGAGTAACTTGAAGAAAAGAGGTTACAACATAACTGACGAACAATATTCTGTTAAGTGGAAGAACCTGAAGCAGAAATATAAGTCGGTACGTAATGCTAATAATGAGACTGACAGTGCTACAGTATCTTGGGTATACTTTGATTTGATAGAAGAGTTAATGAAAACTACACCTGAAGTGACACCTGTATCACTTGCTTCGAACATACGTGGATTTAGAGTGCACAAAGAAAATGTTAGTACAAGAGAACATAGTGAATCCAACGATGGAAATGCAGTACCCAGCACTTCTTATGGTACAACACGCAATGTCAGAAAACGTACACGAGAAGGAAATGAATTAGCATATTATGAAAAACTGTATAAACAAAGAGAAATGCATCATAAGGATAACATAGAAATGCAAAACAGATTTTTGACAGTACTTAAAGAAATTTACAAAGATGATCAATagcaaaataagaaatagtgTTCCTACTAATAATAcctgttaaattattatttctctctctctctcacaatATACGATTGTAAGAAGACagtattatttatgttttaaatttctattttttggtTTACATATGTGATACAAAAGTTTATTTATGTTTGTATACGTATCTTAATATGTATTAACATTTCATATATGTCTAAAggtttatatttcaatatataagacactaatataaagtatagtgcaagaataaataatatgctatttcatattattatggAATTTAATGTAAAGTATGTTTCATACTATGGAATTATAAGACTTTAGTAAGAATACTTACTAAGGAAGATTACAAGAATGTAACCTtcaaaatttgtgttttttaattattaagctAATATCGTTAACCTGCGAGTGTACCCATAAAGGATAAAAAGAAGCGAACCCCACCTAAAGTGGCGATTGTATCATTAACGGCACTAGACGGGAAATATGATGAGGCTTTACTTAAAGCTCAACAAAAGGTGACACCGGAACAACACGGTATCAATAATATGAGAGTCAAAAGAGGCCTAACAGGAGGCTATCTCTTTGAGATTACAGGCTCTGAGGGTCCTGCAAAGGCGGACGCGTTTGCAAATAGCCTGCAAGAGGTGTTTCAGGGATCAAACGTGAAGACATCGCGCCCTATTCTCAAAATGGAAGTTAGAATACGTCGTCTAATAGACTCTACGAAGACTGAAGATGTTGTTAATGCTATAGCGCAGACTTATGCCTGCAGACTTGCAGACATTAGCACAGGAGTGATTCGGAAGGCACCAAATGGATTAGGAGATTTATGGGTTAGACTCCCGCTAGAGGTTGGCGAAAGATTGCTAAAAGAGGCCCGACTTAAAGTCGGTTGGACTCTCGCTACAGTGGTAAGGCTAGAACCGCGTAAGTTATTATGTTATAAGTGTATACAATTAGGACATGTGCGAATAAACTGTCCTAATGAAGAGCGTAGAGATATATGCTATAGATGTGGTGAATTAGGCCACTTTGCTCGCGATTGTGAAGCAAGAGCTTCCTGTTTTGCCTGCAAAGAGAGAGGTTTACCCACAGGACATCGTATGAGTGGACCCTTCGTGTCCCCCAATATCGAAaagggagaagaagaagacgggAGGCCAACGGGGCCCTGGAGCCGCTGTAAGCGGACAGGTTCCCGAAGGCCAAACCGACCCTTCTCACTCGATTTCCGATGAGATAGTAGATAATGATAGGACGCAAGATAAGGTAATACTTACCCCAGGACAGGTAGAGTCCAGTCCTATACAGCAGGAAGAAACTCCGATGGATGTTGCACCGTTGGATGTAGTTCATGTAACACCTGAAGTGACGATGACACCTGTAAGcataagaaagagaaagattagTCAAACTGAAGACCCTCTCGAGGGCACTTCTAAGGAACCTCCTGACGCACCTGATTGGGCACCTGAAGGAACGGGAGTATCGTTTAACATCGAGGCAGATCAAACAGGAAAGATTAGATGTTGACACAGAGAAAAGATTGGATGTTGGCACGAAGGAGCCATCTGTTATTACAATCGACGATGATTGCACAACTTcttcaaattaatttgaatcaTGCAAAGCATGCGCAAAATTTGCTTTTGTAAATGATGGTTAAGTTTAGATATAAAATCACGATAATATCCGAACCTTATTATATACCGGATGATCACCCACACTGGGCGGCTGATATTACCCGTAAAGTAGCTATAAAATGGGGTGCCCTGGCTGACTCACCTCCCATGCGAGTCTTACATAGAGGAACTGGCTTCTTGGCAGTTTCCTGGAGAAACTTGTACATAATTGCGTGCTATGCACCATCCAGTTTAGCTTTAACAGAGTTTGAAGATCTTTTAGATCAAATT contains:
- the LOC113563384 gene encoding uncharacterized protein LOC113563384, translated to MTKLLIEEIREHISLLNKKNSMQKKIWKEIASNLKKRGYNITDEQYSVKWKNLKQKYKSVRNANNETDSATVSWVYFDLIEELMKTTPEVTPVSLASNIRGFRVHKENVSTREHSESNDGNAVPSTSYGTTRNVRKRTREGNELAYYEKLYKQREMHHKDNIEMQNRFLTVLKEIYKDDQ